A single genomic interval of Arthrobacter methylotrophus harbors:
- a CDS encoding DUF3499 domain-containing protein, giving the protein MGVIRQCSRSACRQSAVATLTYVYAESTAVLGPLATYAEPHSYDLCAQHAESLTVPRGWEVMRLAMPSSPPQPGPDDLLALANAVREAASAPAAPEHRTLRTPFDGPSPVEGTRRHLRILRDPS; this is encoded by the coding sequence GTGGGTGTAATTCGTCAGTGTTCCAGGTCCGCCTGCCGCCAATCCGCGGTGGCTACTTTGACGTACGTGTACGCCGAGTCCACGGCAGTGCTAGGTCCGTTGGCCACTTATGCCGAGCCTCACTCCTATGATCTGTGCGCGCAGCATGCGGAGTCGCTGACGGTGCCGAGGGGCTGGGAAGTCATGCGGCTCGCCATGCCGTCCTCGCCGCCGCAGCCCGGACCTGACGATCTCCTTGCTCTGGCCAACGCTGTGCGCGAAGCCGCATCGGCGCCTGCGGCGCCGGAGCACCGTACGCTCCGGACCCCCTTTGACGGGCCAAGCCCCGTGGAAGGAACCAGGCGTCACCTGCGCATCTTGCGTGACCCTTCCTGA
- a CDS encoding Trm112 family protein: MPKVSPELLSILRCPVTGSPLEQDGEELVSTAAAASGEKLRYAIQDGIPLLLPPELRAAVNGPDQHA; the protein is encoded by the coding sequence ATGCCAAAGGTCAGTCCTGAATTGTTGTCCATCCTGCGTTGCCCGGTGACCGGGTCGCCGCTGGAGCAGGACGGCGAGGAACTTGTCTCGACGGCGGCGGCCGCCTCCGGTGAAAAGCTCCGCTACGCCATCCAGGACGGAATCCCCTTGCTTCTGCCCCCTGAACTGCGGGCCGCCGTCAACGGTCCTGACCAGCACGCTTGA
- a CDS encoding DUF5719 family protein, giving the protein MSDNQDPEPKGRGESGKRGQRKAGNRQGRKSQGIVLGVLSATLLLAAGAGVVSAASIVPGPAGSRALDLSLADVPAGRVAAVCPAPPRLPEGTDAGTDTQFSPVSRSAKSFLDAVVLSDSSGSVPGSNLASLGGAAIADIAKPPAPAATPVPGPPVLNAGVVAQRPAGDVMVVGADPISSQRAAVAGLMSYTAGDGDLRGLAAAPCQQPGNDAWLVGASTALGRTAILNISNASGTPATVNLELYGSRGQVQASGSRGLLVGPGTTRSINLAGLVPNEGQLSVHLRSSGGPVAASIQQSVLRGLTAGGVELITPGVAAADAQVMTGVDIQDPTAAKSLGDKAGFSDAVPALQIVVPGPVDAVVDVRLFGPNGQRALPGGGAVTAKAGSVTQVPLTGVPAGRYTVSATSDASFAASTRVTRGLKAEDPVDFAWSPAAVRLGSQHVMAVPQGGTRFLSFGVPAGRATVSYTPVTSDGKVHKTETVEIAGGTTSVIGIPDKSDGAAVSGYIVSAAGDAAYGALVLGQADQNGVSVLAIQDGAAGHEKVQVTLGY; this is encoded by the coding sequence GTGTCTGACAACCAAGACCCCGAACCCAAGGGACGCGGGGAGTCGGGAAAGCGCGGGCAGCGCAAAGCCGGGAACCGGCAGGGCCGGAAGAGCCAGGGCATCGTGTTGGGCGTGCTCTCGGCTACGCTGCTGCTTGCGGCCGGGGCGGGCGTGGTCTCTGCGGCATCCATAGTGCCCGGGCCTGCGGGAAGCAGAGCTTTGGACTTGTCCCTCGCTGATGTTCCGGCCGGCAGGGTCGCCGCAGTGTGTCCGGCGCCGCCTCGTCTCCCTGAGGGAACCGACGCGGGCACGGACACCCAATTCAGCCCCGTTTCGCGTTCGGCCAAAAGCTTCCTGGATGCCGTCGTGCTCAGTGACTCCAGCGGATCCGTTCCGGGAAGCAACCTCGCCTCCTTAGGCGGTGCCGCGATTGCCGACATTGCCAAGCCTCCTGCCCCGGCCGCGACTCCAGTCCCAGGGCCTCCCGTGCTCAATGCCGGCGTCGTGGCCCAGCGTCCGGCGGGCGATGTCATGGTGGTTGGTGCCGATCCCATCAGCAGCCAGCGGGCCGCCGTCGCGGGCTTGATGAGCTACACCGCCGGCGACGGGGATCTCCGCGGCCTCGCGGCGGCACCTTGCCAGCAGCCGGGCAACGATGCTTGGCTCGTGGGTGCCAGCACGGCGTTGGGTCGGACCGCGATCTTGAACATCAGCAACGCCTCGGGCACGCCGGCAACTGTCAATCTAGAACTCTACGGTTCCCGTGGCCAGGTCCAAGCCTCGGGCAGCCGTGGCTTGTTGGTAGGGCCAGGAACCACCCGGTCCATTAACTTGGCCGGATTGGTCCCGAATGAGGGCCAGCTCTCAGTGCACTTGCGCAGCAGCGGCGGGCCGGTGGCAGCAAGCATCCAGCAAAGCGTTCTCCGAGGACTGACAGCCGGTGGCGTCGAGCTCATTACCCCCGGCGTTGCCGCCGCTGATGCCCAGGTCATGACCGGAGTGGACATCCAGGATCCCACCGCCGCGAAGTCACTCGGGGACAAAGCAGGTTTTTCCGACGCCGTTCCGGCGTTGCAGATTGTGGTCCCCGGTCCCGTCGACGCCGTGGTGGATGTGCGTTTGTTCGGACCGAACGGCCAGCGCGCTTTGCCCGGCGGCGGAGCTGTGACTGCCAAAGCGGGCTCGGTCACCCAAGTCCCTCTTACGGGGGTCCCAGCCGGCAGGTACACCGTCAGCGCTACCTCGGATGCGTCCTTCGCAGCGTCCACCCGCGTGACACGGGGACTCAAGGCTGAGGATCCCGTTGACTTTGCCTGGTCTCCGGCAGCGGTCCGTTTGGGCAGCCAGCATGTGATGGCCGTGCCTCAAGGTGGCACCCGGTTCCTGAGCTTCGGTGTTCCGGCGGGGCGCGCTACCGTTAGCTACACACCGGTCACTTCGGACGGCAAGGTCCACAAAACGGAAACGGTGGAGATTGCCGGGGGGACCACCTCGGTCATTGGGATTCCGGACAAGTCCGACGGCGCCGCGGTCTCCGGCTATATCGTGTCGGCGGCAGGGGACGCGGCCTACGGCGCGCTCGTCCTCGGCCAGGCCGATCAAAACGGGGTCTCGGTGCTGGCCATCCAAGATGGCGCGGCCGGTCACGAAAAAGTACAGGTCACCCTGGGCTACTGA
- a CDS encoding glycosyltransferase — protein sequence MLKAVHVTAVVVSHDGGNYLPRTLAALLDQTRPADAAIGIDTGSRDKSVVLLRRAFGEANVTTTGEAKTGFGAAVLAGLARSAPLKEPGVAEWIWLLHDDAAPAPDALAELLQAVERAPSVTVAGCKQLAWNAERKLIDAGLSTSRWAERLTLIEADELDQGQYDGRTDTFAVNSAGMLIRRDAWEQLRGFDPALPGVGDDIDFCWRNWLAGNRVVVVPAARMFHVEHRPHALGTPAAARKSQIHLRLTHASPWKVPLHALGALLGSLFRLVLSILVKEPGYGISQLGATLAAIGRPRAIWRARRNAARTRRVRRSMVKGLQTPRREVWAHRRSLVEAIGAEEFQETTDSLAPEPSGDAGDDFAALATNERGWIGTGALAAAFAALAASFVGLLGLFGASVVTGGGLLPLSAVGDIWRSASSWWISLGAGLPGHGDPFGYVLWLVSMLGGGDSNTAMVWLLLLAMPLSGLGAWFAAGAMTRLRRYRFIAALIWAGAPALQVALNQGRVGALVAHMAMPLLVLALLRATGSALGRGAAISQNQSQPSGAIAAKPVPGKPGINGTPSWTAAAAAGLALGVVTASAPSLLLPFAVLIVFCGIALGRRGRTIWWSLLPSAALFAPFALSVLERPRAMLADPGLPLGFQAAPVWQQLLGQPLKFDLDGGLAGLALFGPSSIPWALLFALLLGAPVLLLSVVALFSPGRRSRVARFLWAAAFVFLAWAWLAGHVATGANGDLLVTPFTGPAVSAAGFAVLGAALIGAENLFHLRTNAQDGRPVRRVAMRTVSAVTSLLLIAGPLASMGVWATQNALSNAATVSSAGGALGTPRLVQPAGQGTLPATAVDHGQGPEQTRTLVITADDNGGYTSSLMRGSGTTMDSLSTVAAASSIAGSPGQERLVADDDATASVRNAVATIVAGAGVDPRPGLEQLGAGYVVLKSVDSAAQLTANRIDSVPGLVAVGKTDSGWLWRVTPLDKAAAADAETAHRVRVVDAKGAVVALLPSLGTSAEGNIPAGGDGRLVVLAERADTGWSAWLDGRALTPTTSGWAQAFTLPSSGGAIEIRYTTLWEPWLSILQAVVIGLTILLAIPMPARRPKTGLLKEQKSLRKEYSSV from the coding sequence ATTCTCAAGGCAGTACACGTTACCGCCGTCGTCGTCTCGCACGACGGCGGTAACTATCTCCCCAGAACCCTGGCCGCCCTGCTGGACCAGACGCGTCCGGCAGATGCCGCCATCGGCATTGATACGGGCTCCCGGGACAAGTCCGTAGTCCTGCTGCGACGGGCGTTCGGCGAGGCCAATGTCACCACCACAGGCGAGGCGAAAACCGGCTTCGGCGCGGCAGTTCTGGCTGGCCTGGCCCGTTCGGCTCCTTTGAAGGAGCCGGGGGTCGCGGAATGGATCTGGTTGTTGCACGACGACGCCGCTCCGGCCCCGGATGCGCTCGCCGAACTGCTTCAGGCAGTCGAGCGGGCTCCCTCGGTCACCGTGGCCGGATGCAAGCAGTTGGCCTGGAATGCGGAACGTAAACTCATCGACGCCGGCCTGTCCACGAGCCGCTGGGCCGAACGGCTGACGCTCATCGAAGCCGACGAACTTGATCAAGGCCAATACGACGGACGCACGGACACTTTCGCGGTGAATTCCGCCGGCATGCTGATCCGGCGCGACGCATGGGAGCAGCTGCGCGGATTTGACCCGGCGCTTCCGGGTGTGGGGGATGACATCGATTTCTGCTGGCGTAACTGGCTCGCGGGCAACAGGGTGGTAGTGGTTCCGGCTGCGCGTATGTTCCATGTGGAGCACCGCCCCCACGCGCTGGGGACACCAGCTGCCGCCCGCAAAAGCCAGATCCATTTGAGGCTCACCCACGCTTCGCCGTGGAAGGTTCCCCTTCACGCGCTCGGCGCCTTGCTCGGAAGCCTGTTCAGGCTTGTCTTGAGCATTCTTGTCAAAGAGCCGGGTTACGGGATTTCCCAGCTTGGCGCCACCCTTGCGGCCATCGGCCGCCCACGGGCGATCTGGCGTGCCAGGCGAAACGCCGCCCGAACCCGGCGCGTGCGACGATCCATGGTCAAGGGCCTGCAGACTCCGCGGCGCGAGGTGTGGGCTCACCGCCGCTCTCTCGTCGAGGCGATTGGCGCGGAGGAATTTCAGGAGACCACGGATTCCCTGGCTCCTGAACCGAGTGGCGACGCCGGTGACGACTTCGCGGCCCTCGCAACGAATGAGCGGGGCTGGATCGGCACAGGCGCCTTGGCGGCCGCGTTTGCTGCCTTGGCGGCCTCCTTCGTGGGGCTCTTGGGACTCTTCGGTGCAAGCGTGGTAACGGGCGGCGGCCTCCTGCCGCTGTCCGCAGTCGGTGATATCTGGCGATCGGCTTCCAGCTGGTGGATCAGCCTGGGCGCCGGCTTGCCCGGGCACGGGGATCCATTCGGCTACGTTCTGTGGCTTGTGTCAATGCTCGGTGGAGGCGACTCCAATACCGCCATGGTGTGGCTGTTGTTGTTGGCCATGCCACTGTCCGGCCTGGGCGCCTGGTTTGCCGCGGGCGCAATGACGAGGCTGCGCCGTTACCGCTTCATCGCGGCGCTCATCTGGGCCGGAGCTCCCGCACTCCAAGTCGCCTTGAACCAAGGACGGGTCGGCGCCCTCGTGGCCCACATGGCGATGCCTCTCCTGGTTTTGGCTCTCTTGCGAGCCACCGGATCAGCCCTCGGCCGCGGTGCTGCAATAAGCCAGAACCAGAGCCAGCCATCCGGAGCAATCGCAGCCAAGCCGGTGCCGGGCAAGCCGGGCATCAACGGGACGCCCTCGTGGACGGCTGCCGCCGCTGCCGGCCTGGCGCTGGGTGTCGTGACCGCATCTGCGCCGTCCCTGCTACTCCCTTTTGCCGTCCTTATTGTATTTTGCGGTATTGCCCTGGGACGGCGTGGACGGACCATTTGGTGGTCACTGCTGCCGAGCGCCGCACTGTTCGCACCTTTCGCGCTCTCTGTCTTGGAACGGCCCCGTGCCATGCTTGCCGATCCAGGCCTTCCATTGGGTTTCCAGGCCGCACCGGTGTGGCAGCAACTGCTGGGACAACCCCTGAAATTCGACCTCGACGGCGGCTTGGCCGGGTTGGCACTCTTCGGCCCCTCCAGCATCCCGTGGGCGCTGCTCTTTGCTCTGCTGCTCGGCGCGCCGGTCCTGCTTCTGTCCGTCGTTGCACTGTTTTCGCCTGGCCGGCGCTCACGCGTCGCACGCTTCCTGTGGGCCGCAGCCTTCGTGTTCCTGGCCTGGGCTTGGCTCGCCGGACATGTGGCAACAGGCGCCAACGGCGACCTTCTGGTGACACCTTTCACTGGTCCGGCTGTGTCCGCTGCAGGGTTCGCGGTCCTGGGAGCCGCATTGATCGGAGCCGAAAACCTCTTTCACCTCAGGACTAACGCACAAGATGGCCGTCCGGTCCGGCGTGTGGCTATGCGTACCGTTTCTGCTGTCACATCCCTCCTCCTGATTGCCGGCCCGCTGGCCAGCATGGGCGTATGGGCCACGCAGAACGCCTTGTCCAACGCAGCTACCGTATCTTCGGCCGGCGGCGCCCTCGGCACACCACGGCTGGTCCAGCCGGCAGGGCAGGGCACGCTCCCGGCTACAGCCGTCGATCACGGCCAGGGGCCCGAACAGACCCGCACGCTGGTCATCACGGCCGACGACAATGGTGGCTACACCTCATCGCTGATGCGTGGATCCGGTACCACGATGGATTCGCTCTCCACGGTCGCCGCCGCCAGTTCCATCGCGGGATCACCCGGACAGGAACGCCTTGTAGCCGACGACGACGCCACGGCGTCCGTGCGGAACGCCGTGGCGACCATCGTTGCGGGGGCCGGCGTGGATCCCCGGCCCGGCCTTGAACAACTCGGCGCCGGATACGTCGTCCTGAAGTCCGTCGATTCCGCTGCCCAGCTGACGGCCAACCGGATAGATTCCGTTCCCGGACTGGTGGCTGTGGGCAAGACGGATTCCGGATGGTTATGGCGTGTCACGCCACTGGACAAGGCTGCGGCCGCCGACGCCGAGACGGCCCACCGGGTCAGGGTCGTTGATGCCAAGGGCGCGGTGGTTGCCCTTTTGCCATCCCTCGGAACGTCTGCCGAGGGCAACATCCCGGCAGGCGGGGATGGGCGTCTGGTGGTGCTCGCTGAGCGCGCAGATACCGGGTGGAGTGCTTGGTTGGACGGCCGCGCGCTGACTCCAACAACGTCTGGATGGGCCCAAGCATTTACCTTGCCGTCCTCGGGCGGCGCGATCGAGATCCGCTACACCACTCTCTGGGAGCCTTGGCTCAGCATTCTGCAGGCCGTAGTGATTGGATTGACGATCCTGTTGGCCATTCCCATGCCCGCCCGCAGGCCGAAGACCGGCCTGCTGAAGGAACAAAAATCCCTCCGTAAGGAGTACAGCAGTGTCTGA
- a CDS encoding metallopeptidase family protein, giving the protein MQSQHHVPGFTVHLSDTADSQETTSEATSARGFRERRRNRHGRGLRGEIMLPNVPGYRTRAERFDDLVLDSAERLQDMWGKRLDGVSFAVDEIPPNLEQLVAEGTAAPLGSYTPAGHGAGPVITIYRRVVEHTTGGREDLQDLVHDVVVEYTAEMLGVPPETLDPVYRRRYQ; this is encoded by the coding sequence ATGCAGTCACAGCACCACGTCCCGGGCTTCACAGTCCATTTGTCCGACACCGCGGACAGCCAGGAAACCACGAGCGAGGCCACGTCCGCACGCGGCTTCAGGGAGCGCCGCAGAAACCGCCACGGGCGGGGGTTGCGTGGTGAAATCATGCTTCCCAACGTCCCCGGTTACCGGACGCGCGCGGAACGGTTCGATGACCTCGTGCTGGACTCTGCGGAACGCCTGCAGGATATGTGGGGCAAACGGCTCGACGGCGTTTCGTTCGCCGTCGACGAGATCCCGCCAAACCTTGAGCAGTTGGTGGCTGAGGGCACCGCGGCGCCGCTCGGCTCGTACACTCCGGCAGGCCATGGTGCCGGACCCGTCATTACCATCTACCGGCGCGTCGTCGAGCACACCACCGGGGGCCGCGAGGACCTCCAAGACCTGGTGCACGACGTCGTCGTCGAGTACACCGCCGAAATGCTCGGCGTGCCGCCGGAGACGCTGGACCCGGTGTACCGCCGTCGTTATCAGTAG
- a CDS encoding WhiB family transcriptional regulator encodes MGQALRVQEDAVVAEFASVKYRAREVPGDWYVDPADPQAADRYIESTRASLEDRATGLLAAHEALVGDTPADPEDDLDDPPMELRRPLDNPAQPVWIGLPGQRDFDDEGELGWQTDALCAQTDPEAFFPEKGGSTRDAKKVCGACNVRSQCLEYALANDERFGIWGGLSERERRRLRKRAV; translated from the coding sequence ATGGGGCAAGCGTTGCGTGTCCAGGAAGATGCAGTCGTCGCGGAATTTGCGTCGGTCAAGTACCGGGCGCGGGAAGTTCCGGGGGATTGGTATGTTGACCCGGCGGATCCGCAGGCGGCGGACCGATACATCGAGAGCACTCGGGCGTCGCTGGAAGACCGGGCGACAGGCCTTCTTGCCGCCCACGAGGCTCTTGTAGGGGACACGCCGGCAGATCCGGAGGATGACCTCGACGATCCTCCCATGGAGCTGCGCCGTCCGCTCGACAACCCGGCGCAGCCGGTGTGGATCGGGCTTCCCGGCCAGCGGGACTTCGACGACGAAGGCGAACTCGGATGGCAGACGGACGCCCTGTGCGCCCAGACGGACCCCGAGGCGTTCTTCCCCGAAAAGGGCGGTTCAACGCGGGATGCCAAGAAGGTCTGCGGTGCATGCAATGTACGTTCGCAGTGCCTTGAATACGCACTCGCCAACGATGAACGTTTCGGTATCTGGGGCGGGCTCTCCGAGCGTGAACGCCGCAGGCTGAGGAAGCGAGCGGTCTGA
- the ahcY gene encoding adenosylhomocysteinase, with protein MTFDYKVADISLAEAGRHQIRLAEHEMPGLMSLRAEFGPSQPLKGARIAGSLHMTVQTAVLIETLTALGAEVRWASCNIFSTQDEAAAAVVVGKGTAEDPQGVPVFAWKGETVEEYWWTAERILSWPGADANPELGPNMILDDGGDATLLVHRGVEFEAAGAVPVATEDDPEEYAFILDVLRKSLAADPKKWTRVAAGIRGVSEETTTGVHRLYQLAEQGKLLFPAINVNDSVTKSKFDNKYGIRHSLPDGINRATDVLMGGKVAVVCGYGDVGKGAAEALRGQGSRVIVTEIDPICALQAAMDGYQVAKLDSVVEQGDIFITTTGNKDVIMASDMLRMKNKAIVGNIGHFDNEIDMAGLAKVPGVQKVDIKPQVHEWVFAAADGRHERSIIVLSEGRLLNLGNATGHPSFVMSNSFANQTIAQIELWTKKDQPEAEREYSNQVYVLPKILDEKVARLHLDALGVELTELSKEQAEYLDLDVAGPYKPEHYRY; from the coding sequence ATGACTTTCGACTACAAGGTTGCCGACATCTCCCTGGCTGAAGCCGGGCGGCACCAGATCCGCCTGGCCGAGCACGAAATGCCGGGCCTCATGTCGCTACGCGCCGAGTTCGGTCCGAGCCAGCCGCTCAAGGGTGCACGCATTGCCGGGTCTCTGCACATGACGGTGCAGACCGCGGTGCTTATCGAGACGCTGACGGCGCTCGGCGCAGAGGTCCGGTGGGCCTCCTGCAACATCTTCTCCACGCAGGACGAGGCCGCTGCCGCGGTCGTGGTCGGCAAGGGAACTGCCGAGGATCCCCAAGGTGTTCCGGTGTTCGCCTGGAAGGGCGAGACTGTTGAGGAATACTGGTGGACGGCCGAGCGGATCCTCAGCTGGCCGGGCGCGGACGCCAACCCGGAGTTGGGCCCCAACATGATCCTCGACGACGGCGGCGACGCTACGCTGTTGGTCCACCGGGGTGTCGAGTTCGAAGCCGCAGGTGCCGTGCCCGTCGCCACGGAAGACGACCCCGAAGAGTATGCCTTTATCCTGGATGTCCTGCGCAAGAGCCTTGCCGCGGACCCGAAGAAGTGGACGCGCGTCGCCGCCGGCATTCGCGGCGTGAGCGAGGAAACCACTACAGGCGTGCATCGCCTCTACCAACTCGCCGAACAAGGCAAGCTTCTCTTCCCGGCCATTAACGTCAACGACTCGGTGACCAAGAGCAAATTCGACAACAAGTACGGCATCCGCCATTCGCTTCCGGACGGTATCAACCGGGCCACGGACGTCCTCATGGGCGGCAAAGTCGCTGTAGTCTGCGGTTACGGCGACGTCGGCAAGGGCGCCGCGGAGGCGCTCCGCGGCCAGGGTTCGCGCGTGATCGTGACGGAAATCGACCCCATCTGCGCACTGCAGGCAGCCATGGACGGCTACCAGGTGGCCAAGCTGGACTCGGTAGTGGAACAAGGCGACATCTTCATCACCACCACAGGCAACAAGGACGTCATCATGGCCTCCGACATGCTGCGGATGAAGAACAAAGCGATCGTGGGCAACATCGGCCACTTCGACAATGAGATTGACATGGCCGGACTGGCAAAGGTCCCCGGCGTCCAAAAGGTCGACATCAAGCCTCAGGTGCACGAGTGGGTGTTCGCCGCAGCCGATGGCCGCCACGAGCGGTCGATCATCGTGCTTTCCGAGGGGCGCCTCTTGAACTTGGGCAACGCGACCGGGCACCCCTCGTTCGTCATGAGCAACTCCTTCGCCAACCAGACGATCGCGCAGATCGAGCTATGGACCAAGAAGGACCAACCCGAGGCCGAGCGTGAATACTCGAACCAGGTCTACGTCCTGCCCAAGATCCTCGATGAGAAGGTTGCGCGCTTGCACCTGGATGCACTGGGCGTGGAATTGACCGAGCTCAGCAAGGAACAGGCCGAATACCTGGATCTTGATGTTGCCGGGCCGTACAAGCCGGAGCACTACCGGTACTAA
- a CDS encoding L,D-transpeptidase, translating into MALQGKRKTGKILGIMGMCAGIAAGGIGVATAPAWLSTGVESESGSPQRSDAGLASPVVKAVELGITPLDGAREVNPAVGPSVKAVHGTLKDVELVPVTGGKAIKGTMSADGSTWSALDPLAFNTGYRYRFTVVDGAGRELRKTQTFTTVSTPNEADATVFPQHGSTVGSGQPIDINFSEPVADKAAMEETVKISVSSGQEVAWRWYSDRKVRIRPKEFWAANTSVTVDMPLFGRDFGNGMIGNSNVKATFRTGPQRIAVVDDTTKTMKVYFDGALVKTAPVTLGGPDWLSPSGYAVIMEQERHSKFNAGTIGLKPGDKGYYAPLVVEHANRLTNSGVYVHQALPSAYEAVGSYNVSHGCVGLLPADAAWFFNNMAPGDVVQVLNTGAPVVEPLEGFGDWNIAWAGYAKR; encoded by the coding sequence ATGGCGCTGCAGGGGAAACGCAAGACCGGGAAGATTCTCGGAATCATGGGGATGTGTGCCGGTATTGCTGCCGGAGGTATCGGTGTGGCCACCGCTCCTGCCTGGCTGAGCACGGGGGTGGAATCCGAATCAGGATCACCGCAGCGCTCCGACGCCGGACTGGCGTCCCCCGTCGTCAAGGCAGTGGAACTGGGTATCACGCCCCTTGACGGAGCCCGCGAAGTGAATCCCGCCGTCGGGCCTTCCGTGAAGGCCGTGCACGGCACGCTGAAGGATGTTGAACTGGTCCCGGTCACGGGCGGCAAGGCAATCAAAGGAACCATGAGCGCTGACGGCAGCACTTGGTCCGCGCTGGATCCCTTGGCATTCAACACTGGGTACCGCTACAGGTTCACCGTTGTTGACGGCGCAGGACGGGAACTCCGGAAGACCCAAACCTTCACCACAGTGTCCACGCCCAACGAGGCCGATGCCACCGTGTTCCCCCAACATGGGTCCACCGTCGGTTCGGGGCAGCCCATCGACATCAACTTCAGCGAGCCGGTGGCGGACAAGGCTGCCATGGAAGAAACCGTGAAAATCAGTGTTTCCTCCGGCCAGGAAGTAGCCTGGCGCTGGTACTCGGACCGAAAGGTGCGTATCCGTCCGAAAGAGTTCTGGGCAGCGAACACGAGCGTCACTGTGGACATGCCCTTGTTCGGCAGGGATTTTGGCAACGGGATGATTGGGAACTCCAATGTCAAGGCCACGTTCCGGACCGGTCCGCAACGGATCGCGGTGGTGGACGACACCACCAAGACCATGAAGGTGTATTTCGACGGCGCACTCGTCAAGACCGCTCCCGTCACCCTCGGCGGCCCGGATTGGCTCTCGCCCAGCGGCTACGCCGTGATCATGGAGCAGGAGCGCCACTCCAAGTTCAACGCCGGCACCATCGGGCTAAAGCCCGGCGACAAGGGCTACTACGCACCGCTGGTCGTGGAGCATGCGAACCGGCTGACGAACTCGGGGGTCTATGTGCACCAGGCGCTCCCGTCCGCCTACGAAGCCGTCGGCTCCTACAACGTCTCCCACGGCTGCGTGGGTTTGCTCCCGGCCGACGCCGCCTGGTTCTTCAACAACATGGCGCCCGGGGATGTGGTGCAGGTCCTCAACACCGGCGCTCCGGTGGTCGAACCACTTGAAGGCTTCGGTGACTGGAACATCGCCTGGGCTGGCTACGCGAAGCGCTGA
- a CDS encoding L,D-transpeptidase — protein MESEGAVHTIVTADAKRSRFRKAAWIVVVCLVAALSGTFAAVAPHAASAAIESEGSSGERSEAAAVLPVVRPATVVASPASGAKQVNPAAPVTIAVKDGTLDRVSLTSTQGKTVDGALTPDGLSWTATTPLEFNSSYTFNYTVTDAAGRATSKTGSFATVSTQNEADAAMYPLDGSKVGVAQPLQLTFSEPVVNKAAVEKAIKVTSTSGQVGAFHWFSDTMVRYRPENFWAANSTVTVDLKLFGVDFGNGQIGNFNKTNTFKIGDKKVAVADAVAHTFTVSVNDQQVGEWPDTMGDTRFPSARGYLVLMEKYRVEHMDASTIGLKPGDPAYYGQLDVNYATRLTPSGEFIHQATDSALPYIGVTNLSHGCVGLGPDGAKWVFDNMTTGDVVQVVNTQGDYANFDDGFGDWNIPWAQYAN, from the coding sequence ATGGAAAGCGAGGGCGCGGTGCACACTATTGTCACCGCCGATGCGAAGCGAAGCAGGTTCCGGAAAGCGGCCTGGATCGTGGTGGTCTGCCTCGTTGCTGCGCTGAGCGGCACGTTCGCTGCCGTGGCCCCGCATGCGGCCAGTGCGGCGATCGAGTCCGAGGGATCGTCCGGTGAGCGCAGCGAAGCGGCTGCCGTGCTGCCGGTCGTGAGGCCGGCCACCGTGGTTGCTTCGCCCGCGAGCGGGGCCAAACAAGTGAATCCCGCTGCGCCCGTCACGATCGCCGTCAAGGACGGAACGCTGGACAGGGTCTCCTTGACGAGTACCCAAGGAAAGACGGTCGACGGCGCGTTGACTCCGGACGGCCTCAGCTGGACCGCGACAACGCCCCTCGAATTCAACTCCTCCTACACGTTCAACTACACGGTGACAGACGCTGCCGGCCGCGCAACGTCGAAGACCGGTTCTTTCGCGACGGTCTCCACGCAGAACGAAGCGGACGCCGCCATGTACCCGCTGGACGGCTCCAAAGTAGGTGTGGCGCAGCCGCTCCAGCTCACGTTCAGCGAACCAGTGGTCAACAAGGCCGCTGTGGAGAAGGCCATCAAGGTCACGTCCACTTCGGGCCAAGTGGGGGCCTTCCATTGGTTCAGCGACACCATGGTGCGCTACCGTCCGGAGAACTTCTGGGCAGCGAACAGCACCGTCACGGTGGACCTCAAGCTTTTCGGGGTGGACTTCGGCAACGGCCAGATCGGCAACTTCAATAAGACGAACACCTTCAAGATCGGTGACAAGAAGGTGGCGGTGGCCGACGCAGTCGCCCATACGTTCACGGTCAGTGTCAACGACCAACAAGTGGGCGAGTGGCCGGACACCATGGGCGACACCAGGTTCCCTTCCGCGCGCGGCTACTTGGTGCTGATGGAGAAGTACCGGGTGGAACATATGGATGCCTCCACCATCGGCCTCAAGCCAGGGGATCCGGCCTACTACGGACAGCTTGACGTCAACTACGCCACGCGCCTGACACCCAGCGGTGAGTTTATCCACCAGGCAACGGACTCCGCCTTGCCGTACATCGGCGTCACGAACCTCTCCCACGGTTGCGTTGGATTGGGACCGGACGGGGCGAAATGGGTGTTCGACAACATGACAACCGGAGACGTCGTCCAAGTCGTCAATACCCAGGGTGACTATGCCAATTTCGACGACGGATTCGGCGACTGGAACATTCCCTGGGCGCAGTACGCCAACTGA